In Silene latifolia isolate original U9 population chromosome 3, ASM4854445v1, whole genome shotgun sequence, a single window of DNA contains:
- the LOC141646507 gene encoding glucan endo-1,3-beta-glucosidase-like yields MATKVRKGYVTLSIFMVLLILFSLQPTEAQIGVAYGKLGDNLPSPQQVVNLFRNNGITKMRIYWPDQQTLQALKGSGIQLFLNVPNEDIQGLAQDPSQATRWVQRNVCPYCSIVHYISVGNEVPQWIRQYVGPAMWNIQNALNNVNNLYPSCKKKNINSLADRVKVTTTIGMNLIKNSYPPSAGEFTDLPFIDPILDFLNNNDSPLTVNVYPYFAYIYDKKDIGLDYALFTSPGTVVTDWNNGLQYQNIFDAMVDSVYAALAKRGYHHIKVIVTETGWPSAGGDSSSWKAAHTYYHNVISHAKYGTPLVPGPMDIYLFAMFDENQKQGDATEQHFGLFGPNGEAKYDISFTS; encoded by the exons ATGGCGACTAAGGTTCGAAAGGGTTATGTCACATTATCGATATTTATGGTATTGCTAATATTATTTAGCCTACAACCCACAG AAGCACAAATCGGAGTAGCTTATGGAAAATTGGGTGACAATTTACCGTCACCGCAACAAGTAGTGAATCTCTTCAGGAACAACGGTATAACAAAAATGAGAATCTACTGGCCGGATCAACAAACGCTCCAAGCCCTAAAAGGTTCCGGCATACAACTCTTCCTAAACGTCCCTAATGAAGACATCCAAGGCCTAGCCCAAGACCCGTCTCAAGCGACCCGATGGGTTCAACGAAACGTTTGCCCTTATTGTTCTATCGTTCACTACATCTCTGTAGGGAACGAAGTCCCCCAGTGGATCCGACAATATGTTGGACCCGCTATGTGGAATATCCAAAATGCCCTTAACAATGTCAACAATTTATACccctcttgcaaaaaaaaaaatatcaacagTTTAGCTGACCGTGTTAAGGTGACTACAACAATTGGCATGAACCTAATTAAAAACTCGTACCCGCCCTCAGCTGGTGAATTTACCGATTTACCCTTCATTGACCCGATACTTGATTTTCTCAATAATAATGATTCACCCTTAACGGTCAACGTTTACCCTTACTTTGCCTACATATATGATAAAAAAGACATTGGCCTAGACTATGCATTATTTACGTCCCCTGGCACGGTCGTCACGGATTGGAACAACGGTTTACAGTACCAAAATATATTTGACGCGATGGTGGATTCCGTGTACGCAGCCTTAGCTAAACGGGGTTATCATCACATAAAGGTGATTGTGACTGAGACCGGGTGGCCATCAGCCGGCGGTGATTCTAGTTCATGGAAGGCTGCCCACACGTATTACCATAACGTGATAAGCCATGCGAAATACGGTACGCCTCTTGTACCCGGCCCAATGGATATTTACTTGTTTGCCATGTTTGATGAGAATCAGAAGCAAGGGGACGCTACTGAACAACATTTTGGACTTTTCGGGCCTAATGGAGAGGCTAAATACGATATTAGTTTCACATCTTAA